One Stenotrophomonas maltophilia DNA window includes the following coding sequences:
- a CDS encoding SDR family oxidoreductase, which translates to MNTHQNKIALVTGATRGIGAETVRQLAQAGVHTLLAGRKRETTVEQALKLQAEGLPVEALQLDVTDGASIAEAVQQVRERHGRLDILVNNAGVLLENPAQRPSEQSLDTWRRTFDTNVYALVAVTQAFLPLLQQAKAGRIVNVSSILGSQTLHADPASGIYDMKVPAYNASKAAVNSWTLALAHELRSTQIKVNTVHPGYVKTDMNGGHGEIEIAEGARSSVQMALIGHEGPNGSFTYLGEVLPW; encoded by the coding sequence ATGAACACCCATCAGAACAAGATCGCACTGGTCACTGGTGCCACCCGCGGTATCGGCGCCGAGACCGTGCGCCAGCTGGCACAGGCCGGCGTGCACACGCTGCTGGCCGGCCGCAAGCGCGAGACCACCGTGGAGCAGGCACTGAAGCTGCAGGCCGAGGGCCTGCCGGTGGAAGCGCTGCAGCTGGACGTCACCGACGGTGCCAGCATCGCCGAGGCCGTGCAGCAGGTGCGTGAGCGCCATGGCCGTCTCGACATCCTGGTCAACAACGCTGGCGTGCTGCTGGAAAACCCGGCGCAGCGGCCGTCCGAGCAGTCGCTGGACACCTGGCGCCGCACCTTCGACACCAACGTCTATGCGCTGGTGGCGGTGACCCAGGCGTTCCTGCCGCTGCTGCAGCAGGCCAAGGCCGGCCGCATCGTGAATGTCTCCAGCATCCTCGGCTCGCAGACCCTGCATGCCGATCCGGCGTCCGGCATCTACGACATGAAGGTTCCGGCCTACAACGCCTCCAAGGCAGCGGTGAACAGCTGGACACTGGCGCTGGCGCACGAACTGCGCAGCACGCAGATCAAGGTCAACACCGTGCATCCGGGCTACGTGAAAACCGACATGAACGGCGGCCACGGCGAGATCGAAATCGCCGAGGGCGCGCGTTCCAGCGTGCAGATGGCACTGATCGGCCATGAAGGCCCGAACGGCAGCTTCACCTACCTGGGCGAGGTGCTGCCATGGTGA
- a CDS encoding efflux transporter outer membrane subunit, whose translation MVIRTLAMAVSSLVLAGCVSVGPNYKAPVQEPVVLQGAQQPVFSTTSPVASWWAQFDDPVLEELVHGALSDNLDLRVAVARVSQARAVFVESRFDQAPHITAGGSYDRRKQPDPQLGGQRVFSESYQLGFDAGWELDLFGRKRRAAEAARADLGAEQANLADAQVLVAAEVARNYFELRGTQKRIAVAQHTLENLRDTQKLTEARWELGAGSELDVQSSRARLKAIEADIPLLEVAEAQSRNRLAVLLGQRPEVLTDMLAPHDVPAFAKALPLGDTRELLRQRADVRVAERRLAAATARVGVATADLFPRLSLSGFVGFLGGDASGLVNGNNKAWSLTPSLSWAAFDFGTVRARLRASKAEAEGVAAQYEQAVLLALEDTENALTRYSKQQARLAIVVEQAQAARRAESLAQIRYREGSEDFLTLLDAQRTQLAADDALAAAESEVNVSVVGVYKALGGWGQSPQAPSVAQLQ comes from the coding sequence ATGGTGATCCGCACGTTGGCGATGGCCGTCTCCAGCCTGGTGCTGGCAGGCTGTGTCAGCGTCGGCCCGAACTACAAGGCCCCGGTGCAGGAACCGGTGGTGCTGCAGGGGGCGCAGCAGCCGGTGTTCAGCACCACCTCGCCGGTGGCGAGCTGGTGGGCGCAGTTCGATGACCCGGTGCTGGAAGAACTGGTTCACGGCGCACTGTCAGACAACCTGGACCTGCGCGTGGCCGTGGCCCGCGTCAGCCAGGCCCGCGCGGTGTTCGTCGAAAGCCGCTTCGACCAGGCTCCTCACATCACCGCAGGCGGCAGCTACGATCGCCGCAAGCAACCCGATCCGCAGCTGGGTGGGCAGCGGGTGTTCAGTGAAAGCTACCAGCTCGGCTTCGACGCCGGCTGGGAGCTGGATCTGTTCGGCCGCAAGCGCCGCGCTGCAGAAGCCGCGCGTGCCGACCTCGGTGCCGAGCAGGCCAACCTGGCCGACGCGCAGGTACTGGTCGCCGCCGAAGTGGCACGCAACTACTTCGAGCTGCGTGGTACGCAGAAGCGCATCGCAGTGGCCCAGCACACGCTGGAAAACCTGCGCGATACGCAGAAGCTGACCGAGGCGCGCTGGGAACTGGGCGCAGGCAGCGAGCTGGATGTGCAGAGCAGCCGTGCCCGCCTGAAGGCGATCGAGGCTGACATTCCGCTGCTGGAAGTGGCCGAGGCGCAGTCACGCAACCGACTGGCCGTGCTGCTGGGCCAGCGCCCGGAAGTGCTGACCGACATGCTCGCACCGCATGACGTGCCGGCCTTCGCCAAGGCGCTGCCGCTGGGTGATACCCGCGAGCTGCTGCGCCAGCGCGCCGACGTGCGCGTGGCCGAGCGTCGCCTGGCGGCCGCGACTGCACGTGTGGGCGTGGCCACCGCGGACCTGTTCCCGCGGTTGTCGCTGTCCGGCTTCGTCGGCTTCCTCGGCGGCGATGCCAGTGGCCTGGTCAATGGCAACAACAAGGCCTGGTCGCTGACCCCATCGCTGAGCTGGGCCGCATTCGACTTCGGTACCGTGCGTGCGCGCCTGCGTGCCAGCAAGGCTGAAGCCGAAGGCGTGGCCGCGCAGTATGAGCAGGCGGTACTGCTGGCCCTGGAAGACACCGAGAACGCGCTGACCCGCTATTCCAAGCAGCAGGCGCGGTTGGCGATCGTGGTCGAGCAGGCGCAGGCGGCACGGCGTGCCGAATCGCTGGCGCAGATCCGCTACCGCGAGGGCTCGGAGGACTTCCTGACGCTGCTGGATGCGCAGCGTACGCAGCTGGCAGCCGATGATGCGTTGGCCGCGGCCGAGTCCGAGGTCAACGTCAGCGTGGTGGGGGTGTACAAGGCGCTGGGTGGTTGGGGTCAATCACCGCAGGCGCCGAGTGTGGCGCAGTTGCAGTAA
- a CDS encoding VOC family protein — protein MAHQSRLAGFIIDCQDLPADEGARFWAAALGLQAQAAHVEGGAEYADLLGAPAGLNVEVQRVDHPSRVHLDIESDDIDAEADRLEKLGARRIGFVKRWWVMEAPTGHRFCIVRMREREVPANHWP, from the coding sequence ATGGCACACCAGAGCCGGCTGGCCGGATTCATCATCGACTGCCAGGACCTTCCCGCCGACGAAGGCGCCCGCTTCTGGGCTGCCGCGCTGGGCCTGCAGGCACAGGCGGCACATGTCGAAGGGGGCGCCGAATATGCCGACCTGCTGGGTGCGCCGGCAGGCTTGAACGTGGAAGTCCAACGGGTCGATCACCCGTCACGGGTGCACCTGGACATCGAGAGCGACGACATCGATGCCGAGGCCGACCGCCTGGAGAAGCTCGGCGCGCGCCGGATAGGCTTCGTCAAACGTTGGTGGGTGATGGAAGCACCGACCGGCCATCGCTTCTGCATCGTGCGCATGCGCGAGCGCGAGGTGCCGGCCAATCACTGGCCTTGA